The stretch of DNA AGGGCTGCTGGGTGGGCTGGCACCTGGCAGTGTGAGGGGCCTCAGGGCTGGTAAAATCCCAACgaccagccgggcacggtggctcacacctgtaatcccagcactttgggaggccgaggcaggcggatcacctgaggtcagttcaagaccagcctgaccaacatgctgaaaccccgtctctactaaaaatacaaaaactagccaggcgtggtggcgcctgtaatcccagctactcaagagactgaagcaggaggagaatcgcttgaacccgggagacagatgttgcaatgagccaagatcatgccattgcatgctgcactccagcctgggtgatagagcgagactcctcaaaaacaaacaaaccaaacccgATGGCCAACCCAGGGCCTCGCTGCATCAACAGAGACAAAACACAGCTCCAGCTCTCAGCACCCTCACCAGTGCCCAGCTTCCCACTGCACCCACGACCCGCAGGTGTCTGAAAATGCATCCATCAACAGAGACAAAACACAGCTCCAGCTCTCAGCACCCTCACCAGTGCCCAGCTTCCCACGCACCCACGACCCGCAGGTGTCTGAAAATGCATCCAAATAGGACCACGAGAGGACCTTAAAGACACAAAGGACATTCGACATAGTTTGTCAAATCCAGCATGTGACAGTCCTCTGGGTGACCTGGAGAACACCAAGGACGCGAGAAATGGGAGCCCTCCCGGCAGCTCCACTCCTCAGACCCGCCCCTGCCAGGGCTCCAGGCTCAGCAGGCGTCTGTGCGGGACAGGGCAACAGTTCAAGGCCAAGTCCGGCTGTTAGACCagaccctccaagccaggtggCCTCCCTGCTGGGGTCCTGTCCACCCATGAGTCCCGGGGCATCCCAGGGTGGCCATGCAAACCCTTGTTCCCAAAGACATGGGCCTGTCTCCCAGCTAGCCTGCCCATGCCATGGCCACAGCAAACCCTTGTTCCCAAAGACATGGGCCTGTCTCCCAGCTAGCCTGCCCATGCCATGGCCACAGCCTCGGGTGAGGTCCGTTCCAAAGTACTGGCTCTCCCCTACAATCAAGTGTTCGAATGTGCTTGAAGCCTTCCAGACACACCAAGGCCTGGACCTGACTTCACTGACGCCTACTTAGGAAAAATCGAGGCAGTCTGCCAAGCTTTCAGCAACTGCTTCAAAAGCTGAAAACGGCAACTTTTTCCTCGTGAACGTCCTCGTCTTCAGGAGTCTTTTTTTAGACTATCTGGAAAAGCAGGCGATCCAAAGACAAAAGCCCCTCCCCGGGGGGGCAGGGGGCAGCGCCCTGACAGCAACAAGGATCTCTGAGCTTCAGCCAAGAACGTGGATTTCTACCAGGGCTCCCAACGGTACCTTCCGtctgtggacttttttttttttttcagattcaggctctcactctgtcgcccaggctggagtgcagtggtgcaatcatagttcactgcagcctccaattcctggctCAAGagaatcctcccacttcagcctccagaggagctgggcccacaggcacaGGTGCCACTACGCCCAGGCGTGTAGAGATGGGATcgtgctacgttgcccaggctggtctcaaactcctgggctccagcaacacacctgcctcagcctcccaaagtggtggggttacaggtataagccaccatgcccagcccccggGATTTCTTTTGATGGGCAGGAATCAAGAAGtcttcactatttaaaaaaaaatcggccgggcgcggtggctcaagcctgtaatcccagcactttgggaggccgagacgggcggatcactaggtcaggagatcgagaccatcctggctaacacggtgaaaccccgtctctactaaaaaatacaaaaaaaactagccgggcgaggtggtgggcgcctgtagtcccagctactcgggaggctgaggcagaagaatggcgtaaacccaggaggcggagcttgcagtgagctgagatccggccactgtactccagcctgggcgacagagcgagactccgtctcaaaaaaaaaaaaaaacaaaaaaaaaatcccctgccTCAGCAGAATCAGCGTGTGGGACAGCATTGTAGTTTACGACAATCACAAAACGCCAGCCCAAGGAAGAGGCATGTGCAGTGACGGCTGGACCTGGATGTTTTTGAAAAATGCTCTGGTCCTGCTGCAGGCTCTGGGCACTGCTGGGAGGGCGGGGGCACTTTGCCCTGGGCCCTGGCCCTTCCACTGCTCACCCACCAAGCCCCACGTATGTGTCACCAGGCCCTCCCTGTGCTGTCCATGTGTGACGTGAAGGTGGGGTGCTGGGGGTGCCGTGGGGCTCACCCCAACCTCAGGCCCTGACGGGCTTGCTACCATAAAGTGCCCCATTTTGGAGGAGCCTGTTTCTAGGGCATTTCTTCTCTCTGGATGAGTACTGGCTCGCCTGAAGAACTGCCTATACAGGTTTTCTGCTGCAGGTTTTGATAACTAATTCAgttgttttgtgcttttttttttttttttgagacggagtcttgctctgttgcccaggctggagtgcagtggccggatctcagctcactgcaagctccgcctcccgggttcatgccattctcctgtatccagactcccgagtagatggggagactacaggcgccacaccacctcgcccggctagtttttttgtagtttttagaagAGACGAGTTTCCATTCCCGTTCCGATTCTACCTCGGTCCCCTCTCGCCTCCCATGAGGGATACATCGTGCGCCTCCGCGCCCGCCCCCCCAGTCGGGACATGCCGCCACGCGCTCGGCCCCCCACAGTGCCGGATGACAGGCGTTGCCGCCCGCCGCCCCCGCGCCCGGCGGAGCCGCCGCACAGTGCCGGGATGACAGGCgggagccgccgcgcccggccccccacagtgccgggatgacaggcgtgcgccgccgcgcccggcccccccaGTGCCGGGATGACAGGCTGCgccccgcgcccggccccccacagtgccgggatgacaggcgtgcgccaccgcgcccggccccccacagtgccgggatgacaggcgtgagccaccgcgcccggccccccacagtgccgggatgacaggcgtgcgccaccgcgcccgccccccacagtgccgggatgacaggcgtgagccaccgcgcccggccccccacagtgccgggatgacaggcgtgcgccaccgcgcccggccccccacagtgccgggatgacaggcgtgagccaccgcgcccggccccccacagtgccgggatgacaggcgtgcgccaccgcgcccggccccccacagtgccgggatgacaggcgtgcgccaccgcgcccggccccccacagtgccgggatgacaggcgggagccaccgcgcccggccccccacagtgccgggatgacaggcgggagccaccgcgcccggccccccacagtgccgggatgacaggcgggagccaccgcgcccggccccccacagtgccgggatgacaggcgggagccaccgcgcccggccccccacagtgccgggatgacaggcgggagccaccgcgcccggccccccacagtgccgggatgacaggcgggagccaccgcccGGCCCCCCACAGTGCCGGgatgacaggcgggagccaccgcgcccggcccccacagtgccgggatgacaggcgggagccaccgcgcccggcccccacagtgccgggatgacaggcgggagccaccgcgcccggccccccacagtgccgggatgacaggcgggagccaccgcgcccggccccccacagtgccgggatgacaggcgggagccaccgcgccggccccCCACAGTGCCGGGATGACAGGCGGgcgccgcgcccggccccccacagtgccgggatgacaggcgggagccaccgcgccggccgtttctgttgttgttgttattgttgatggCTGCTAACTCTGGACTCCGGTCCCTTCACATTCCCGAGCTGTTTTTGCTTCTAGAAGACCAGGGGCATCAGGCATGACTGAAGGACCCAGTTCCTGGCCATGTGACATCTGAAACCTGCCGCCCATTAACTCAACCAAAAGTTACCAACCAGCATCATTCACCCCGCCCCGGCCCCAGGTGCCTGCTCAGGAGGCCAAGGGCCCCGAGGTCGCCAGAAACGAGCCCAGGCACTGGGCAGTTTGGGTCATCTTCTTAGTAAAACTGAGTTCCATTCccctttacttaaaaaaaaatatataagtatacgGTGGgcttcaaaaataagaaaaactatctCCAGACAAAAAAGatgatcttcatttttaaaacctatGACCCACTCTCGGGAAGGTGTTCCCGTGCTCTGCGCCTGGGGACGCTGGTGCCACCAGCTTCCAAGATGGCCAGGTAGACCTGGGGCCAGTGGTCCCCAGCCTTCCTTCTGCGCTATCTGTGGGCCCCCagcctgccctgcccccagagcacGGAAAGCAGGGAGACCCCAGACCCATGACAGACAGCCACCCGGACATGCCAGGCCACAGCACTGGGCCACCTTTCCACGTGTGAAACAGGGCTTTAAAAACCAgcgctggccgggcgcggtggctcaagcctgtaatcccagcactttgggaggccgagacgggcggatcacaaggtcaggagatcgagaccatcctggctaacacggtgaaaccccgtctctactaaaaaatacaaaaaaactagccgggcgaggtggcgggcgcctgtagtcccagctactcgggaggctgaggcaggagaatggcgtgaaccggggaggcggagcttgcagtgagccgagatcccgccactgcactccagcctgggtgacagagcgagactccgtctcaaaaaaaataaaataaaataaaataaataaaagccagcGCTGAGCTCGGCCACCTCTTGACCTTCTAAACGGCTGTGGTTTCCAAACACGGATGGATAACCGGGCGGGGCACAGGGGTGGCCCACTCACCTGAGGCCGAACTCCTTCTGGCACATGGGGCAGCTGCGCAGGGCAGTACCCTCCACGGACGGCTGCTGCGCCACCCTGGGGGCCCTGCAGGGATCAGGTGCCGGGCGCTGGGACAGGGACCTGGCGGGGGACTCCAGGTGCCCTCCTGCCCCGCGAAGCAGCCGGTAGGAGCGGCCCGGGCTCCACAGGTCTGGCGGAAACGGTGTCCAGGAAAAGGTCTTGGGACCGACAGCGAAGACTTCAGTGGGCCCCGGGCCGCACCTGGGCTCCTGCAACACGGAGTTGTTGGGCCTCACCCAGCGGCGGCTCTCCCCCTGGAAACCCCTCCCCGCTGCGATGGGCCCGGTGGGCACACCTGTCCAGGGAAGGCGGGCAGTGGAGGCACCTCGTGGTCCAGGGTGAGCTCTGGGCTCACCGTGCGCAGCAGCTCGGCCCAGGGCCGCTCCCGCTCATCACCCCCCAGGAGAAACCAGGGGCGGCCGCCAGAAGGCCTGGGGCGGACAGAAAAAGGAGACGGGGTACTCAGCCGGGGAAACGCTATGGTGGGGGAGACCCGGGAGGGCCTGGGGCAGAGACAGCGGGGAGATGGGGGGTACCAGAGGGAAATTCGATGGTGGGGGAGGTGGCGGGCAGGGTTGGGGGAACGGCTGCTGGGGCAGACAGTGGGGAGACAAGGGGTACTGGGGACGGGGGGCGGGGGAGGTGGGTGAAAATGTGGGGTCCTCAGCGGACGAGGCGATGGTCGGGGAGATTGCGGAGGGCCTGGGGTAGATAGAGTGGGCAGATCGGGGGTGCTCAGGGGAGACGCGATGACGGGAGAGGCGCGGGAGGGCCTGGGGCGGCGCGAGGGAAGCTCGGGGGAAGctcggggtggggtggggggctcaAGGCGGGCGCTGAATGGCGGCGCGGGGTAGGGCGACTGGCGTGGGGGGTAGGCCCGGGGGCGGGAAGCCCTCCCCAGGGGGAGAAGAGAGTGGGAGGCCCGCGGGGCCGCCGGGAAGCACGTGGCAGCGGGAAAACCGGCCGCGCCCCCGCCCGGCCCTCGGCCTCACCCGCCCGCTGGCGGCGGCCTCCGGCGGCTCAGCCCCAGCCGCGGCCTCCGCGCCGCTTCCATCCAAGCCAGCGCGCCGGGCGGAAGTGAGtgcaggccccgcccccgccctccAGGCCCCGCCTCCGCCCTCCAGGCCCCGCCTCCAGACCGCCGCAGCGAGGCCGCCCCTCTGAGCCAGTCGGAGCCCCAGGGCCCTGATCCCAGCctgtagggaaactgaggccagggtTCCTTCGTCCTGCACCGCAGAGGGGTCCTGGCGTGAGGGTGGGGGGCCCAGGCGTGTGGGGCGGGAGGTCAGCTGGGGGAGCCCCGCCCGTGTCCCCTTTCCCGTCCAGGC from Rhinopithecus roxellana isolate Shanxi Qingling chromosome 12, ASM756505v1, whole genome shotgun sequence encodes:
- the FAAP20 gene encoding Fanconi anemia core complex-associated protein 20, with translation MEAARRPRLGLSRRRPPPAGGPSGGRPWFLLGGDERERPWAELLRTVSPELTLDHEVPPLPAFPGQEPRCGPGPTEVFAVGPKTFSWTPFPPDLWSPGRSYRLLRGAGGHLESPARSLSQRPAPDPCRAPRVAQQPSVEGTALRSCPMCQKEFGLRLTQLDVDSHLAQCLAESTEDVMW